The window AGCGTGCTGCAAGGCGATATCGCCGACAACATCGACAAGACCTATGACCTGGTGCAGAAGTCCCTGAACGACTTCATCAACAAGGTCAAGGGCGCCAAGCCGGACACGGAAGAAGGTCAGGGCCAGAACGATGGCCAGGGTGGGACCGTGGTGGCCAGCGAGACGACGGTCAGCATCTCGATCTCGGTGAGCCAGACGCGCATCAGCACCAGCGCTTGATGCGCGCCGGCGCATGGCTGGACGTCAATGCTGCCAACGGCCGCCCACGGGCGGCCGATTTTTATTTGTCCTTGAGAACGCCATCGAGACATTCGACGGATTCGCTGGACCCACTGTTCTCCCTATGGACGTTGGACGCCCTGAACATCAGGTAGTGAATGACAAGAGAGAGGATCTCGGCACCGAAGAACAACAGCCAAGTTCCCGGCCCACTGGAAAACTGGAATTCCGGCTCGAAGACAAGAAAGAGCTGGACCGCACTGACCACGCCTTGGACCACGCTCAGCAGCTTCATCACCTTGGCGCCGATGCCGCTGGGATACAGATAATGAACCCACGGTATAAGGGCAGTTACGACGAGCACCAGAAGTTCAACACCTATCGACGCGCCGTACGAACTGGCAATCAGGCGCACTATGGAATTGAAGGTGCCGATGGTAATGAGGGCGAGCAAGGCCTTCAGCAGGCGGCGATGAGTAAGTTGATACACGGGTGTTGATTCCAAATCAGGCTCCTGTAATGAATTGATACTTGCCATCAATATGGCCGTAGCCGCCATCTCGTTCGAGAGAAAGGAAATATTGATATGCCGGTGCAGAGAGGGGCACATAGTGTGCTCAAGGCTTACTGTTCTCTTCGACCATGCTTTGCTCGGTCACGCGTTTGACATGAAAAGAAACAAGAAGGAGTCCATGAAAGACCAACAGGGCCATGATGATGGCGATAAATTGAATCGATAGTAGGCTATTAGACGAGCTCGAAGAAAACAGCAAGGTGACCAGCACGAACGAACCGATGAGCAATAACAAAGACAACACAACGAGCACCTGAAGAACAATGGCGCCGGGGCGAGTGGGGAATCGGTAATGCAGGAAAACGGCGATGTCAGTCAGAAGGGAAATGGCCAGCGATGTCAACTTTTCTTCCCACCAGTAGACGCTCTGACCGAAGAGCGCAACCAAGAGCTGCAGTGATATTGATACCACAAGGCAGGCCAGGAGCAGCGACGGATATTTCAGTTGGTAATTCGTCCGAAAACGCATTGCATTTTCCTTTCCATGATCTGGATCGCTGCCACGAAGATGCAATCGAGGGAGGCCTCTTCTTGTCATCCGGGGTGGACCCGAAAGGCAGCTATCGTAATGAAACAAGCTGCAAGCGCATGGAAATGACGCGCTTTAACTAGAACAACTAAAAATAGTTTGAGAACAGGAATGCACGAGAATTGAGCTTGTGAACGGGAGCAAAAAAAAATGGCCGCTCCGCAAGGAGCAGCCATCTTCATGTCACCTCAATTCGCTGCAGCATCCGCAGGGCGGATACCGCGATAAAACCGGTCACCCGATCAAATCATCCACGCAACTTCGCAAACGCCGCCGCCATCGCATTGTTGGCCGGGGCCTGCTCGCGGCCGCGCTGGTTCTGGTGCTGCGACAGGCGACGCGAATCAGTGCGGTCGCCGCGCTGTTCGTTGCGCGCGCCCGGCGCCGGGGCGGTGTCGTTCAGGCGCATGGTCAGGGCGATACGCTTGCGCTTCTCGTCCACTTCCAGCACCTTGACCTTGACCACCTGGCCGGCCTTGACCACGGTGTGCGGATCCTTCACGTAGGTGTTGGACAGCGCCGAGATGTGCACCAGGCCATCCTGGTGCACGCCAATATCGACGAAGGCGCCAAAGGCCGCCACGTTGGTGACCACGCCTTCGAGGATCATGTCGGGGCGCAGGTCCTTGATCTCTTCCACGCCTTCCTTGAAGGTGGCGGTGGTGAATTCAGGACGCGGGTCGCGGCCGGGCTTGTCCAGTTCCTTGAGGATGTCGGTGACGGTGGGTACGCCGAACTTCTCATCGGCGTACTTGGCCGGCGACAGGCCCTTCAACAGCGAGGTCTGGCCCAGCACGCTCTTGACGTCCTTCTTGATGTCGGCCAGGATCTTTTCCACCAGCGGATAGGATTCGGGGTGGACCGCCGAGGCATCCAGGGGGTTCTCGCCATTCATCACGCGCAGGAAGCCGGCGGCCTGCTCGAAGGTCTTCTCACCCAGGCGCGGCACTTCGCGCAGCGCCGCGCGCGAACTGAACATGCCCTTCATGTCGCGGTACGAGACGATACTCTGCGCCACGCTCGCATTCAGACCCGACACGCGCGCCAGCAGCGGCGCGGAAGCGGTGTTGACATCCACGCCCACGGCGTTGACGCAGTCTTCGACGACGGCGTCGAGCGAACGCGCCAGCTGCGACTGGCTCACATCGTGCTGGTACTGGCCCACGCCGATGGACTTGGGATCGATCTTGACCAGCTCGGCCAGCGGATCCTGCAGGCGCCGCGCAATCGAGACCGCGCCACGCAGCGACACGTCCAGGTCCGGCAATTCCTTGGAAGCGAATTCGGAAGCGGAATACACCGACGCACCGGCTTCGGAGACCACGATCTTGGTGAGCTTCAATTCCGGACGCAGCTTGATCAGGTCTTGCGCCAGCTTGTCGGTTTCACGCGAGGCGGTGCCGTTGCCGATCGAGATCAGCGAGACATTATGCTTCTCGGCCAGTTGCGAGAGCGTGTGCAGCGAACCGTTCCAGTCATTGCGCGGCTGGTGCGGATAGATGGTGTCGGTGGCCACGACCTTGCCGGTGGCGTCGACGATGGCGACCTTGACGCCGGTACGCAGGCCCGGGTCCAGGCCCATGGTGGCGCGCGGGCCGGCCGGCGCGGCCAGCAGCAGGTCCTTCAGGTTGCGGGCGAAGACGTTGATGGCCTCAGCTTCAGCCTTCTCGCGCAGGTTGGTCATCAGCTCCGTTTCCAGGTGCATGAAGACCTTCACGCGCCAGGCCCAGCGCACGGTGTCGGAGAGCCACTTGTCGGCGGCACGGCCCTTGTTCGAGACGCCAAAGCGCGAGGCGATGCGACCTTCGCAGGGGTTGTGCGGGGCGTCCCACTTGGGCTTTTCTTCTTCGCTGTCCAGACGCAGGATGACGTTGAGCATCTCTTCGCGGCGACCACGGAACAGCGCCAGTGCGCGGTGCGAGGGGATGGTGGAATAGGTCTCGGAGTAATCGAAGTAGTCGGCGAACTTCTCACCGGCATCCTGCTTGCCCTCGATTACCTTGGATTCGACCACGCCATGCTCGGTCAGGTATTCGCGCAGGCTCTGCAGCAGTTCGGCGTCTTCCGAGAAGCGCTCCATGAGGATCTGGCGGGCGCCGTCCAGCGCAGCCTTAGTATCGGGCACACCGGGGTTGTCGCCGTTGTCGGTGGTGAAGGCGGGCTTGATGAACTTGGCCGCTTCTTCTTCCGGGTTCAGGGTCGGATCGTTCAAGAGCGCATCGGCCAGTTCGGTCAGGCCGGCTTCGGCGGCGATCTGGGCCTTGGTGCGGCGCTTGGGCTTGTAGGGCAGGTAGAGGTCTTCCAGGCGGGTCTTGTCTTCCGCGTGAGTGATGGCGTCCAGCAGCACGGGCGTCATCTTGCCCTGCTCTTCGATGGAGGCGATGATCGCGGCGCGGCGGCTTTCCAGCTCGCGCAGGTAACGCAGGCGTTCTTCCAGCAGGCGCAGTTGGACATCGTCGAGGCCGCCGGTGACTTCCTTGCGGTAGCGGGCGATGAAGGGAACGGTGGCACCTTCGTCCAGCAAGGCGATGGCGGCAGCGACCTGAACCGGCTTGGCGGCGAGTTCAAGGGCGAGTCGTTGTTCGATAGAAGGCAGCATGGTGAAACCCAGTCAACAGTTAAGCAATTACGCAGTGATGCGGTGAGGAAAAACAAGCGATGGATGATACGCAATTCAGCCACCCGCGCCAATCTTGACATTGCCAGATTACACGGGAAGGCCGTCGGAGCAGGCGCCATCGGGCCCGGCGGGGATTGGACGGCAGCCGCCAAAGCCGCGATAATCGCCGCTTCAGCCTCGCGCGTCCCCTCATTGTTGCATTATGTCCATCCGTCTCATCGTCGGCCTCGGCAATCCCGGCCCCGAATACGAACAAACCCGCCACAACGCCGGCTTCTGGCTGGTCGACAACCTCGCCGGCCCGGTGCGCCTGGCGCGCGAGCAGCGCTTCAATGCGCTGGCCGGCAAGACCAGCATTGCCGGCAGCGAAGTCTGGCTGCTCGAACCCCAGACCTACATGAACCGCTCCGGTCAGTCGGTGGGCGCGCTGGCGCGCTTCTACAAGATCAATCCGGACGAAGTGCTGGTGGTGCACGACGAGCTGGACCTGCCGCCGGGTGCGGCCAAGATCAAGAAAGGCGGCTCCTCGGGCGGCCACAATGGCTTGAAGGACATCACCGCCGCCCTCGGCACCCAGGATTACTGGCGCCTGCGCCTGGGCATCGGCCATCCGCGCACGCTGGGCTTGCAGCAGCCGGTGGCCGACTTCGTGCTGCACCGGCCGCGCAAGGAAGAACAGAACCTGATCAACGAAGCACTGGACCAGAGTCTCAACGTCATTCCCCTGCTGGTGCAAGGCAAGTTCGAACAGGCCATGATGGAACTGCATACCGGAAAGTGAGTACCTACCCACGGCGGTCACGCAGATAGACGAAGGGCGCCCGCCATGCGAGCGCCCTTTTTTCTTGATTCGCTTACTTCAGCGAAGACAGCTTCTGTTCCAGCGACTTGGCGTCGACCGCCCCGGGGATACGCGAGCCATCGGTGAAGAAGATGGTCGGCGTGCCAGTGACCTTGAGCTTCTGGCCCAGCGCCAGCACGTCTTCATGCGGCGCATTGCAGGAGGTGGCGGCAGCCGGCGCTTCCTTGCCGTTGACCATCCACTCGCTCCACGCGCGGCTTGGATTGGGCGCGCACCAGATGTTGCGCGACTTCACGATGGAGTCCGGCGAGAGGATGTTGTACTGGAAGGTGTAATAGGTGATGTTGTCCACTTCCTGCAGCGTCTTGTGGAGGCGCTTGCAATAGATGCAGTTGGGATCCTCGAAGATGGCGATCACCCGCTTGCCATTGCCCTTGACGGTCTTGATGGCCTTGTCCAGCGGCAGCCCCGAGAACGGGATCTGGTTCAGCGACTCGATCTTTTCCTTGGTGTAGTCGCGGTAGGTCTGCGAATCGACCACGCGGCCGATGAAGAGATACTGGGCCTTGGCATCGGTATAGATGACGTCGCCATCGATCTGGATTTCATAGAGGCCGGCATAGGGCGTCTTGGTGACGGCGTCGACCTTGGCATCCTTGCCCAGGCGCGGCTCGATCAGCTTCTTGATGGTGGCCTCGGTGCTCTCAGCGGCCTCGGCTTGCGCATGGGCGCTCACGCCCACGACGGTGGAGGCCAGCAGCAATGCTGCCATGCTCAGATGGCGCAAGGAGCTCGCACCTGCGGTCAAAAAATTTTTCATACTCGTCCTGATTCAAATCAAACGCGCATCCAATCTTTCAGGCATCGGCCGCAAAGCCGCTCCAGCACTGGACTTGCAGATGTCTTTCAACAATGTAGGGGGAGGTGTTTTCCGGCCAAGCCGGGCATCGATGCCATCCCGATGCCCTCTTGCTTGGCCAGGAGCCCTACCTTACCTGAAATCGCCGCGGCTTACTGCCCCAACGCATGGGCAATCAGCCGGCGTTTCAGGACGGGCAGGCGGTTGAGCAGGCTCATCCCGAGATTACGCACCAGGCGCACCGGTTCGGCCTCGGTCGAGAAGATCCGGTGCAGGCCATCGGTGGCGATCTGCATGAGCAGCACTTCTTCCTTGCGGGCGCGGGCGTAGCGGCGCAGCAAGCGCTCATCGCCGCAGTCGTACTGGGGCTCGCGCTTGAGCAGGATATCGATGAGCGCGGCCACATCCCCAAAGCCCAGGTTCATGCCATGGCCGGCCATGGGGTGGACGACATGGGCAGCATCGCCGATGAGGGCCACCCGCGGCGCAATCATTGCATGCGGCTTGATCAGCCGCAGCGGGAAGGCCTTGGCCACCTCCGGCTGCAGCGGCGTGAGCGCGCCCAGCACCGGTGCGGCCCACTGGGCCAGGCGCTCGGCCAGGGCCGAGAGCGGGAGCTTGAGCAGTTGATCCGCCAGCGCCTGCGGCGCCGACCAGACCAGAGAGACGCGATTGCCCGGCAGCGGCAAGAGCGCGATCACCCCTTCGGTCGGGCTGAACCACTGATAGGCCACGCCCCGATGGGGCAATTCGCAGGAGAAATTGGTGACGATGGCGTTCTGGCCGTAGGCGCGGTAATCCAGGCCGATATCGCAT is drawn from Herbaspirillum seropedicae and contains these coding sequences:
- a CDS encoding Tex family protein; the encoded protein is MLPSIEQRLALELAAKPVQVAAAIALLDEGATVPFIARYRKEVTGGLDDVQLRLLEERLRYLRELESRRAAIIASIEEQGKMTPVLLDAITHAEDKTRLEDLYLPYKPKRRTKAQIAAEAGLTELADALLNDPTLNPEEEAAKFIKPAFTTDNGDNPGVPDTKAALDGARQILMERFSEDAELLQSLREYLTEHGVVESKVIEGKQDAGEKFADYFDYSETYSTIPSHRALALFRGRREEMLNVILRLDSEEEKPKWDAPHNPCEGRIASRFGVSNKGRAADKWLSDTVRWAWRVKVFMHLETELMTNLREKAEAEAINVFARNLKDLLLAAPAGPRATMGLDPGLRTGVKVAIVDATGKVVATDTIYPHQPRNDWNGSLHTLSQLAEKHNVSLISIGNGTASRETDKLAQDLIKLRPELKLTKIVVSEAGASVYSASEFASKELPDLDVSLRGAVSIARRLQDPLAELVKIDPKSIGVGQYQHDVSQSQLARSLDAVVEDCVNAVGVDVNTASAPLLARVSGLNASVAQSIVSYRDMKGMFSSRAALREVPRLGEKTFEQAAGFLRVMNGENPLDASAVHPESYPLVEKILADIKKDVKSVLGQTSLLKGLSPAKYADEKFGVPTVTDILKELDKPGRDPRPEFTTATFKEGVEEIKDLRPDMILEGVVTNVAAFGAFVDIGVHQDGLVHISALSNTYVKDPHTVVKAGQVVKVKVLEVDEKRKRIALTMRLNDTAPAPGARNEQRGDRTDSRRLSQHQNQRGREQAPANNAMAAAFAKLRG
- the pth gene encoding aminoacyl-tRNA hydrolase, whose amino-acid sequence is MSIRLIVGLGNPGPEYEQTRHNAGFWLVDNLAGPVRLAREQRFNALAGKTSIAGSEVWLLEPQTYMNRSGQSVGALARFYKINPDEVLVVHDELDLPPGAAKIKKGGSSGGHNGLKDITAALGTQDYWRLRLGIGHPRTLGLQQPVADFVLHRPRKEEQNLINEALDQSLNVIPLLVQGKFEQAMMELHTGK
- a CDS encoding DsbC family protein, whose product is MKNFLTAGASSLRHLSMAALLLASTVVGVSAHAQAEAAESTEATIKKLIEPRLGKDAKVDAVTKTPYAGLYEIQIDGDVIYTDAKAQYLFIGRVVDSQTYRDYTKEKIESLNQIPFSGLPLDKAIKTVKGNGKRVIAIFEDPNCIYCKRLHKTLQEVDNITYYTFQYNILSPDSIVKSRNIWCAPNPSRAWSEWMVNGKEAPAAATSCNAPHEDVLALGQKLKVTGTPTIFFTDGSRIPGAVDAKSLEQKLSSLK
- a CDS encoding FAD-dependent monooxygenase, encoding MTTHAHPNSSSSAGAGTDICIVGDGAVGKTAALGLAQAGFKVTLLAPPPKAAPPDTASWDVRVYALNHTAQRLLSSVRVWDAMEGERIAAVDNMTVHGDGVPDKARPGLLSFDAYAARTDALAWIVEDRNLDQALDAALRFAPNIRVVQGRATALAVLGETATLTLESGQSLSASLVIGADGANSWVRGQCDIGLDYRAYGQNAIVTNFSCELPHRGVAYQWFSPTEGVIALLPLPGNRVSLVWSAPQALADQLLKLPLSALAERLAQWAAPVLGALTPLQPEVAKAFPLRLIKPHAMIAPRVALIGDAAHVVHPMAGHGMNLGFGDVAALIDILLKREPQYDCGDERLLRRYARARKEEVLLMQIATDGLHRIFSTEAEPVRLVRNLGMSLLNRLPVLKRRLIAHALGQ